CACTCACCTGCAACGTTCTGAAAACCCTCTGCATGCCGCGATCGAAGGCACCCAGGAGGTCTCGGTCCCGGTTACCTTTGGCATCCTGACCACCGTGGCGGCCTTTGTCCCCCTGTTGATGATCGGCGGCCCACGAGGCGCTATCTTTGCCCAGATTCCATTGATTGTGGTCCCGGTGCTGCTGTTTTCCCTGATTGAATCCAAGTTTGTCCTGCCAGCGCATCTCAAGAACATCAAGCCGCCTTCCGCTCGTGAAGGTCGCTTTTCACAACTGCAAACCGGTATCGCCCGCGGACTCGAAGATGGCATACGTCGCTACTACGCTCCGGTACTGGAACGTACACTCAACCACCGTTACCTGTCCCTGGCCATTATTTGCGGCTTTACCGCGATTGTTCTGGCCATGGTGCTCAGCGGTTGGACACGCTTTATTTTCTTCCCCAAAGTGCAAAGCGAAACCGCCCGCGCTTCCCTGACGATGCCGGCGGGCACCCCCTTCGAGATCACCGACCAACACATCCAACGGATCGCTCGGGCCGCCCAGGCGTTGCAGGCGCAATACATCGACCCGGATACCGGGGAAAGTGTGATCACCGAAATCTTATCCACCACCGGTTCGACCGGGGGTAGCGACAGCGGGCAATCCAACATCGGCCGGGTGATGTTTGAGATCACTGCCCCCGAGCACCGCACGCTGGATGTCACCAGCTCCCAACTGGTCAATCAATGGCGCAAGGATATTGGCAATATCGCCGGTCTGGAAAGCCTCACCTTGCGCGCCGAAATCGGTCGCAGCAGCGACCCGGTGGATATCCAGCTGTACGGCAATGATTTCATCGAGCTGCGAGAAGTGGCCAGCCGCCTGCGTCAGCACCTATCCACCTTCCCCGACCTGTTTGATATTCAGGACAGTCTCTCTAACGGCAAGGAGGAGTTACAACTGGGCATTAAACCCGAAGCCGAGTTACTGGGCTTGACCCTGAACGACCTTGCCCGGCAGGTACGCGCCGCGTTCTTCGGGTTTGAAATTCAGCGTATCCAGCGCGGGCGCGACGATGTGCGAGTCATGGTGCGTTTCCCAGCCAGCCAGCGGGAGTCCCTCGACAGCCTGCATACCATGTTTATCCGCACGCCCCAGGGCGCTGAGGTTCCCTTCTCGGAAGTGGCCCAGATCTCACCGGGGCGAAGCCCCACAGCTATCAACCGATTAAATCGGCAACGGGTGGTCAACGTCACCGCCGACGCCAATAAGGAAACCGCCGACATTGAGGCCATCAAGCGAGACCTGCATCGTTTTATGGCGGATCTCAAACTTCTCCATCCAGCCATCGGTTACAGCCTGGAGGGAGAGGCCCGCGAGCAAGCCGATTCCTTTGACAGACTCGGCTGGGGCCTGATGGGAGTATTGTTTGTGGTTTATGCCCTGCTGGCGATCCCCTTCCGCTCTTACCTGCAACCATTGATTGTGATGTCGGTGATCCCCTTCGGACTGGTCGGCGCCATCATTGGTCACTGGATCATGGATATGAGCCTGACCATCATGAGCTTCATGGGCATGTTGGCACTGACGGGGGTGGTTATTAACGATTCCCTGGTACTGGTGGATTACACCAACCAGCAACGGGAAAAAGGCATCAGCTTACATCAAGCAATACGCAGCGCCGGGGTGGCGCGTTTCAGGCCCGTACTCCTGACATCACTGACCACCTTTTGCGGTCTTATGCCGCTGATTTTCGAGAAAAGCACCCAGGCCCAGTTCCTGATCCCCATGGCCATATCACTGGGCTTCGGTATCCTGTTTGCCACCCTGATCACCCTGCTGATCATTCCGGTTAACTACCTGATTCTGGAAGATTTGCGAGGCCATAAGGAACCGGCCCAAGGCAACGCCCTGCCCCATAGCGGCTAGAAGCAGGGAATAGCAAAGGATTAAGATGCCAGTCATTGACTGGCATCAGCGCGTGATCGCTAGCCTTTACGCTCGGCGTCGAGGCGATCGTTTAACGCTTTAAGCAGATCGATGGCGGATAACATACCCACCAGTGTTTCGGTTTTGTCCAGTACAGGTACCGCGCCCACCCGCTGTTCAAGCAATAACTTTACGGCTTTGCTGAGACTGTCGTAGGTGTGCAGGCAAAAGACATTACGCACCATGATGTCGCTGACATCGAGATCGTTATTAAGGTCATAGATATGGGTAATATCGCGGTCTTCATCGACCCAGTTTGGACGTCGCAACTCGCGATCGCTGACGATTCCTACCAGCTTGTTGCTGTTATCCACAACGGGGAGGTGACGAACCCCTTCGTCACGCATGGTAAAAAAGGCTTCTCGAATACCCAACTCGGGTGACACAGAAATCACCTTGGCGGTCATATACTCAGAAACTTTGGTCGGCATAGCTACTCCTTATTGAACGGTTAAAGGGGCACACAAATCGGCAGTCAGATAACAAAGGAAGCCTTCCATCACAACGCTACTCGATAGGGTTCATCCTAACGAA
Above is a genomic segment from Aestuariirhabdus haliotis containing:
- a CDS encoding efflux RND transporter permease subunit, whose translation is MHSMIAWFTRNHVAANLLLVSIIGAGLFSMTNRVPLEVFPSIDLDVVNITVVYRGATPAEAEESVTVRIEEAIHDLEGIEKLRSRSVEGFSMVTVEVASGYDSRELMNDIKSRVDAINTLPTDAERPVVATRQHTREVISVVASGDLSEMELRLLGERVRDDLVRLPGISQVELEGVRPYEISIEVDERTLQEFGVTLEQVADRVRNSSLDLSAGNIRARSGEVLVRTKGQAYTQREFEEIVILTRSDGTLLRLSDIARVHDSFDEDLIVNEFNGRPAVIVEVYRIGDQSAIEVANAVKQYITDTASSLPEGVELGYWRDRSKIVKARLKTLSDSAIQGGILVILLLSLFLRPALALWVFIGIPVSFLGAFIIMPLAGVTLNIISLFAFILVLGIVVDDAIVTGENVYTHLQRSENPLHAAIEGTQEVSVPVTFGILTTVAAFVPLLMIGGPRGAIFAQIPLIVVPVLLFSLIESKFVLPAHLKNIKPPSAREGRFSQLQTGIARGLEDGIRRYYAPVLERTLNHRYLSLAIICGFTAIVLAMVLSGWTRFIFFPKVQSETARASLTMPAGTPFEITDQHIQRIARAAQALQAQYIDPDTGESVITEILSTTGSTGGSDSGQSNIGRVMFEITAPEHRTLDVTSSQLVNQWRKDIGNIAGLESLTLRAEIGRSSDPVDIQLYGNDFIELREVASRLRQHLSTFPDLFDIQDSLSNGKEELQLGIKPEAELLGLTLNDLARQVRAAFFGFEIQRIQRGRDDVRVMVRFPASQRESLDSLHTMFIRTPQGAEVPFSEVAQISPGRSPTAINRLNRQRVVNVTADANKETADIEAIKRDLHRFMADLKLLHPAIGYSLEGEAREQADSFDRLGWGLMGVLFVVYALLAIPFRSYLQPLIVMSVIPFGLVGAIIGHWIMDMSLTIMSFMGMLALTGVVINDSLVLVDYTNQQREKGISLHQAIRSAGVARFRPVLLTSLTTFCGLMPLIFEKSTQAQFLIPMAISLGFGILFATLITLLIIPVNYLILEDLRGHKEPAQGNALPHSG
- a CDS encoding CBS domain-containing protein, with translation MPTKVSEYMTAKVISVSPELGIREAFFTMRDEGVRHLPVVDNSNKLVGIVSDRELRRPNWVDEDRDITHIYDLNNDLDVSDIMVRNVFCLHTYDSLSKAVKLLLEQRVGAVPVLDKTETLVGMLSAIDLLKALNDRLDAERKG